Proteins encoded in a region of the Chryseobacterium piperi genome:
- a CDS encoding bestrophin family protein has translation MLLNKKVSIWYFINEIKSQVLFVGLFAVCIGLLDLLPGFRKISLPLNIPALIGTAVSLLLAFRTSQSYERWWEARIVWGAIVNDSRTLVRLVTQFLPDGDGKAVKEFAERQIIWNYALGESLRRLPFSPRVQEYLDTHKISALNIPNALLDEHSKQIREITASKSITEFQQLQLNEAVTKLCDSMGKCERLKNTVFPRSYSILVHILIYVFAAILPFGLDDRQLIVEVVITFLVPTMFIAIERTSIIMQDPFENSPVDTPMTSLAQTIEINLRQMIGEQNVPMKPENPLYYEM, from the coding sequence ATGTTATTAAATAAAAAGGTATCCATTTGGTATTTCATCAATGAGATAAAATCGCAGGTTTTATTTGTTGGTTTATTTGCCGTATGTATAGGACTTTTAGATTTACTTCCCGGATTTCGTAAAATATCACTTCCGTTAAATATTCCGGCACTTATAGGAACAGCAGTGTCTTTACTATTAGCCTTCCGGACCTCGCAATCTTATGAAAGATGGTGGGAAGCAAGAATTGTATGGGGAGCGATCGTCAATGATTCGCGGACTCTTGTGAGATTAGTCACACAATTTCTTCCGGATGGGGATGGCAAAGCGGTAAAAGAATTCGCGGAAAGACAGATCATTTGGAATTATGCTCTCGGCGAATCGTTAAGGAGGCTTCCTTTTTCGCCACGGGTACAGGAATATTTGGATACTCATAAAATTTCAGCATTAAATATTCCCAATGCATTGCTGGATGAACACTCCAAACAGATTAGAGAAATTACGGCTTCAAAATCAATTACGGAATTTCAACAATTGCAGTTAAACGAGGCGGTTACAAAATTATGCGATAGTATGGGGAAATGTGAAAGATTAAAAAATACGGTTTTCCCTAGATCATACAGTATTTTGGTACACATTTTAATCTATGTGTTTGCTGCGATCCTGCCTTTTGGATTAGACGATCGTCAACTGATTGTAGAAGTGGTGATCACATTTTTGGTTCCTACTATGTTTATTGCTATAGAAAGAACCTCTATTATCATGCAGGATCCATTTGAAAATAGTCCTGTAGATACACCGATGACTTCATTGGCACAAACGATAGAAATTAATTTAAGACAAATGATAGGGGAACAAAATGTCCCGATGAAGCCGGAAAATCCTTTATACTACGAAATGTAA
- a CDS encoding efflux RND transporter periplasmic adaptor subunit, which produces MRKKHIIIYCITLSLLAISCGKKEETAEKTPEKTVQKAEKPADAPQMIASLTEEQIKAVGIMMGTVEMKDLTSTVKANGTLSVPNNSKARITSLYGGIIKTLTVQVGSEVRKGQVIATIANPEFIRLQEDYLTTNSRITFAEQEYRRQRELFDNDAGAKKNLQSSDAELKALRTRRASLLRQLQMMGISPGAVNNTNMRSGLVITSPINGTVSSISAQIGSYVDVSSPVAEVIDNQSIHLDLQVYEKDLPKMRVGQIVHFNLTNNPETEYDAKVYSIGSSFENESKTISVHCNVIGNRAGLIDGMSITGIVSLEQTTTPAVPNEAIVEADGKFYVFVETDKKPEEDHDEEEAKPAQPKKEVKTINFEKTEVVKGSSDMGYTAITPVTNIAPGTKIVVKSAFFINAKLVNGGEHD; this is translated from the coding sequence ATGAGAAAAAAACATATCATCATATATTGTATCACTCTTTCTTTATTAGCCATTAGCTGTGGGAAAAAAGAAGAGACCGCTGAAAAAACTCCGGAGAAAACAGTGCAAAAAGCCGAGAAACCGGCAGATGCTCCTCAAATGATCGCTTCATTAACGGAGGAACAAATAAAAGCCGTTGGAATTATGATGGGAACCGTTGAAATGAAGGATTTAACTTCTACGGTTAAAGCCAATGGTACCCTAAGTGTTCCCAATAATAGTAAAGCCAGGATCACCTCTTTGTACGGGGGGATTATTAAGACGCTTACCGTGCAGGTAGGAAGTGAGGTAAGGAAAGGGCAGGTGATTGCTACTATTGCCAATCCGGAATTTATTAGGTTGCAGGAAGACTATCTTACGACCAATAGCAGAATTACTTTTGCAGAACAGGAATACAGAAGACAAAGAGAACTCTTTGATAATGATGCCGGAGCAAAGAAGAATTTACAGAGTTCTGATGCCGAGCTAAAAGCATTAAGAACGAGAAGAGCTTCGTTATTGAGACAACTTCAAATGATGGGAATAAGCCCCGGTGCTGTTAACAATACGAACATGAGATCCGGTTTGGTGATAACATCTCCGATCAATGGAACTGTCAGCAGCATTTCTGCACAAATAGGAAGTTATGTAGATGTTTCATCCCCTGTGGCTGAAGTAATTGATAATCAATCCATCCATTTGGATTTACAGGTGTATGAAAAAGATCTTCCGAAAATGAGAGTAGGACAAATTGTTCATTTTAATCTGACCAACAATCCTGAAACAGAATATGATGCAAAAGTGTACAGCATAGGCTCATCTTTTGAAAATGAAAGTAAAACAATTTCCGTACACTGCAATGTGATAGGAAATAGAGCAGGCTTAATAGACGGAATGAGCATTACCGGAATTGTGAGTCTTGAACAAACAACTACTCCTGCCGTTCCGAATGAAGCTATTGTAGAGGCGGACGGGAAGTTTTATGTTTTCGTAGAGACTGATAAAAAGCCGGAAGAAGATCATGACGAAGAAGAAGCCAAACCAGCCCAACCCAAAAAGGAGGTTAAAACCATAAATTTTGAAAAAACAGAAGTGGTAAAAGGATCTTCAGATATGGGATATACGGCAATAACACCGGTTACTAACATTGCACCAGGCACAAAAATAGTAGTAAAGAGTGCATTCTTTATTAATGCTAAATTGGTCAATGGAGGAGAACATGATTAG
- a CDS encoding cation diffusion facilitator family transporter: MNEKNTQTLSAASKHKKNLLIVVVLSGTYLIAEVVGGILTNSLALLADAAHMLTDVVGLLLAFIAIKIGERKANPKKTYGYYRTEILAAVINAVVLLGISLYVLYEAYQRFQNPPEVQSKSMLIVAGIGLLVNVVGMLILRKDSEASLNMKGAYFEVLSDMLTSVGVMIAGVIMLTTNWYYADPLISAAIGLLIFPRTWRLLREAIDVLLESTPKDVDINKLRQSLEQVPGVKGLHDLHVWSLTSGVNAMSAHVVRDNSSAHNELLKNLTDEAVNNFKITHTTFQIEEEGYKEGEVHF; the protein is encoded by the coding sequence ATGAACGAAAAAAACACTCAAACCCTTTCTGCAGCAAGTAAGCACAAGAAGAATCTTTTGATTGTAGTTGTGCTAAGCGGAACCTATCTTATTGCTGAGGTTGTCGGTGGGATCCTTACCAATAGCCTCGCTTTACTGGCCGATGCTGCGCACATGCTTACTGATGTTGTCGGTTTGCTTTTGGCGTTTATTGCAATAAAGATTGGAGAACGGAAAGCAAATCCTAAAAAAACGTATGGCTATTACCGGACGGAAATATTAGCTGCAGTCATTAATGCTGTAGTATTGTTAGGTATTTCCTTATATGTGTTGTATGAAGCTTATCAACGATTCCAGAATCCACCGGAAGTACAAAGCAAATCAATGCTGATTGTAGCAGGTATAGGTCTGTTGGTAAATGTTGTAGGAATGCTGATCCTTAGGAAAGACTCAGAAGCGAGTCTTAATATGAAAGGAGCTTATTTCGAGGTGCTTTCAGATATGCTTACCTCGGTTGGGGTAATGATTGCCGGGGTTATTATGCTCACTACTAATTGGTATTATGCAGATCCACTGATTTCAGCTGCAATCGGATTGTTGATTTTTCCAAGGACATGGCGTCTTCTGAGGGAAGCAATCGATGTTTTACTCGAGAGTACACCCAAAGATGTGGATATTAATAAATTACGTCAATCATTAGAACAGGTTCCAGGGGTGAAAGGATTACATGATCTGCATGTCTGGTCACTTACATCCGGGGTTAATGCAATGAGTGCACATGTTGTCAGAGACAATTCCTCTGCTCATAATGAATTGTTGAAAAATTTGACCGATGAGGCAGTCAACAATTTTAAAATCACCCATACTACTTTTCAGATCGAAGAAGAAGGATATAAAGAAGGTGAAGTGCACTTTTAA